From a region of the Miscanthus floridulus cultivar M001 unplaced genomic scaffold, ASM1932011v1 os_1181_2_3, whole genome shotgun sequence genome:
- the LOC136533772 gene encoding bisdemethoxycurcumin synthase-like, with protein MGSAPATVREMRRAQRADGPAAVLGIGTANPPTCLAQDEYPDYYFRVTNSEHLTDLKGKLTRICNKSGIKQRFIHLDEELLAANPDFKDRTLPSLDARVEIASTAVPELAASAAAKAIAEWGRPATDITHLIFSTYSGARAPSADRRLASLLGLSPTVSRTILNLHGCYGGGRSLQLAKELAENNRGARVLVACSEITLIAFYGPEGGCPDNILGQALFGDGAGAVIVGADPVSPVERPLFEMAFASQTTIPETEDAISMQINKGGMEYHISNQVPRLLGCNVERCLVDAFGALGIHNANWNNLFWAIHPGGRAILDHIEGVLGLDDGKLAASRHVLSEFGNMSGTTVIFVLDELRRRLGQAANQEEGQAPEWGVMMAFGPGITIETMVLHAPAAEGN; from the coding sequence ATGGGCAGCGCACCCGCCACGGTCCGCGAGATGAGGCGTGCCCAGCGCGCCGATGGGCCGGCAGCCGTGCTAGGCATCGGCACGGCGAACCCGCCGACGTGCTTGGCCCAGGACGAGTACCCCGACTACTACTTCCGCGTCACAAACAGCGAGCACCTCACCGACCTCAAGGGCAAGCTCACCAGGATATGTAACAAGTCGGGCATCAAGCAGCGCTTCATCCACCTGGACGAGGAGCTCCTCGCCGCGAACCCGGACTTCAAGGACCGCACGCTGCCGTCCCTGGACGCCCGTGTGGAGATCGCCTCCACCGCCGTCCCGGAGCTGGCCGCGTCCGCGGCGGCCAAGGCCATCGCCGAGTGGGGCCGCCCAGCCACCGACATCACCCACCTCATCTTCAGCACCTACTCCGGCGCGCGGGCCCCGAGCGCCGACCGCCGCCTCGCGTCGCTGCTGGGCCTCAGCCCCACGGTCTCCCGCACCATACTCAACCTCCACGGCTGCTACGGCGGGGGCAGGTCGCTCCAGCTCGCCAAGGAGCTCGCGGAGAACAACCGTGGCGCGCGCGTCCTCGTGGCGTGCTCCGAGATCACGCTCATCGCCTTCTACGGGCCGGAAGGCGGCTGCCCCGACAACATCCTTGGCCAGGCTCTGTTCGGCGACGGCGCCGGTGCCGTCATCGTCGGCGCCGACCCCGTCAGCCCCGTGGAGCGCCCGCTGTTCGAGATGGCCTTCGCCTCGCAGACCACGATACCGGAAACCGAGGATGCCATCTCCATGCAGATCAACAAGGGCGGCATGGAGTACCACATCTCCAACCAGGTTCCCCGGTTGCTGGGATGCAACGTCGAACGCTGCCTGGTCGATGCGTTTGGCGCGCTTGGCATCCATAATGCCAATTGGAACAACCTCTTCTGGGCGATCCATCCTGGCGGCCGTGCCATCCTGGACCACATCGAGGGAGTGCTCGGCCTGGACGACGGCAAGCTGGCGGCCAGTCGCCATGTGCTCAGCGAGTTCGGCAACATGAGTGGCACAACGGTGATCTTCGTGCTCGATGAGCTGCGCCGACGTCTGGGTCAGGCGGCCAACCAGGAGGAAGGCCAAGCGCCGGAGTGGGGAGTCATGATGGCGTTTGGACCGGGAATCACCATCGAGACCATGGTGCTGCATGCCCCTGCCGCGGAAGGAAATtag